The Streptomyces lienomycini sequence GGCCCCCACCGTCGCCCCCGTGCTGCCCGGGCGCCCCGACGCGGACCGGCCGCAGGTGCGCGCCCCCGGCCACCAGCCGGACATCGCCAACGGGCCGCCGTGCCCGTGGTGTTCCACTCCCAACCGGCCCGACCGCCACTACTGCGCCCGCTGCGCGATGCCGCTGGCCGGCACCGGCGAGCAGTCCACCGCCCCCGCCCCCTGGTGGCGCCGCCTCTTCGGCGGCCGGCGCCAGGAGACTCCGTGGGCCGGCGACCGCCCCCGTCTGCGCCGCGTCTTCGACCGCATCGGCACCTGGATCACCGCCGTCGTCGTCGTCACCCTGGCCGTCCTCGGCTTCGTCTACATCCCCGACGGCGTCCAGAACACCCGCGACCACTTCGCCAAGCGCGCCCCCGTCTCCCCCGACGGCATCAAGGCCTCGCGCTCCTTCCCCGGCCACGATCCCAAGCTCCTCATCGACAAGCTCAGCAACACCTGGTGGGGGCCGGGCGTCTCGGAGGCCGGCCAGGGCCAGTGGGTCGAGGCCACCTTCACCG is a genomic window containing:
- a CDS encoding NADase-type glycan-binding domain-containing protein yields the protein MSDRARSLLVPVADPAAHAPAQAPTVAPVLPGRPDADRPQVRAPGHQPDIANGPPCPWCSTPNRPDRHYCARCAMPLAGTGEQSTAPAPWWRRLFGGRRQETPWAGDRPRLRRVFDRIGTWITAVVVVTLAVLGFVYIPDGVQNTRDHFAKRAPVSPDGIKASRSFPGHDPKLLIDKLSNTWWGPGVSEAGQGQWVEATFTEPTRLLDVIITPGVSSRANKLQESALPHRILATITTADGKTKTRDIVLDQGAGGQRRAFRVGEVTKVRFTIESAHAASAEKQVAIAEIEFFGPSSANSNS